The following coding sequences lie in one Mustelus asterias chromosome 6, sMusAst1.hap1.1, whole genome shotgun sequence genomic window:
- the fer gene encoding tyrosine-protein kinase Fer isoform X3 — protein sequence MGFGSDLRNSHEALIKLQESELKVLETLKKFMSLRVKSDKEYATLLQNICQQVEKHETSSPVDSVSNVSKSWTCMVHQTEQLSKIMKTHAEDLNVGPLYRLTMMIKDKQQVKKSYQSMQQQMEAEMCKVTRTELEKLKSAYRQLAKEATTAKEKYKEALSKGKETEKAKDRFDKATMKLHNLHNQYVLAVKAAQLHQEQYYDKALPLLLDSLQKMQEEMILVFSSLCSNQCRWVENYCESGGNDQD from the exons ATGGGATTTGGAAGTGACCTTCGGAATTCTCATGAGGCTTTGATAAAACTGCAAGAATCTGAGCTTAAGGTCTTGGAGACATTGAAGAAGTTTATGTCTCTACGAGTTAAGAGTGACAAAGAATATGCAACCTTGCTACAGAATATTTGCCAGCAAGTAGAGAAGCATGAAACATCCTCCCCTGTGGATTCAGTTAGCAATGTCTCCAAG TCATGGACCTGTATGGTGCACCAGACAGAACAGTTGAGCAAGATAATGAAGACACATGCTGAAGACTTAAATGTAGGACCCTTGTATAGATTAACCATGATGATCAAAGACAAGCAGCAAGTCAAGAAAAGTTATCAAAGTATGCAACAACAGATGGAAGCTGAAATGTGCAAG GTAACAAGGACTGAACTTGAAAAGCTAAAGTCTGCCTACAGACAGTTAGCAAAAGAAGCCACCACTGCCAAGGAAAAATATAAAGAAGCTCTTTCAAAAG GCAAGGAGACTGAAAAAGCCAAAGACCGATTTGACAAGGCCACGATGAAACTCCATAATTTGCACAATCAGTATGTGTTGGCAGTGAAGGCGGCCCAGCTACACCAGGAACAGTATTATGATAAAGCTCTTCCTCTTCTGCTGGATTCTCTGCAGAAGATGCAGGAGGAAATGATTCTAGTTTT CTCATCCTTGTGCAGCAATCAGTGTAGATGGGTGGAAAACTACTGTGAGAGTGGTGGAAATGATCAGGATTGA